From one Bacteroidota bacterium genomic stretch:
- a CDS encoding T9SS type A sorting domain-containing protein — translation MKNLLVKYRFVIILIALCYEVKGQTQFNNNYWVFGDSAGINWSNPSNPTMFKSKVRGRGSCVSLADSSGLLIYSHSNYTTALFNQSQTYNRHNEPIPESDSLYVEAWYHEMVLIPHPGNDSLVYLFTIGVNSFDGLYYTLINYKANNDSGVVIQKNVIVQQVPAFDGLTAVRHGNGRDWWLLFKKWDGTGQTGNNLTYCYLINPNGIDTSLIQSIGPFFTTGGGHLISNLNGSKLVHIDWRGLILLFNFDRCTGLLSFPITIQAERSGNPYPYYFSAAFSPDDSKLYVMSIAYLNQPGQNDTLFQFDLTAPNIFSSKQVIAVLPSYELGAGNMRLAPDNRIYLTSTDEIASIPYPDSLFTTINTHLSVINYPDSLGATCDFQPYSFYLGGARTYYGLPNNTDYELGAWIGSPCDTLTVGGEHIVPNNEVFFQAWYNPDWNMIHINASKLKGRTGSLRLFDMEGRLVYEKKIEVIAGGYVTGEIPMNAVANGVYLVNLITDSESVSSKLVKF, via the coding sequence ATGAAAAATCTGTTAGTTAAATATAGATTTGTAATTATACTAATTGCCCTCTGCTATGAAGTGAAAGGACAGACGCAGTTCAATAATAATTATTGGGTATTTGGGGATAGTGCAGGCATAAACTGGAGTAATCCTTCAAATCCCACAATGTTTAAATCGAAAGTACGTGGAAGAGGTTCTTGTGTATCATTAGCTGACTCCAGCGGGTTATTAATATACAGTCATTCAAATTATACTACTGCATTATTTAATCAATCCCAAACCTATAATAGACATAACGAACCCATTCCGGAAAGTGATAGCTTATATGTTGAGGCCTGGTATCATGAGATGGTATTAATACCTCACCCCGGCAATGATTCGTTAGTTTATTTGTTTACAATTGGTGTCAATTCATTTGATGGTTTATATTACACCCTTATTAATTACAAAGCCAATAATGATTCGGGGGTCGTTATACAAAAAAATGTAATAGTACAACAGGTGCCCGCTTTTGATGGGCTTACTGCGGTGCGTCATGGTAATGGAAGAGATTGGTGGTTGTTGTTTAAAAAATGGGATGGAACAGGGCAGACAGGAAATAATTTAACTTATTGCTATCTGATTAATCCAAATGGAATTGATACTTCATTAATTCAAAGTATTGGTCCATTCTTTACTACAGGTGGTGGTCATTTGATTTCAAATTTGAATGGAAGCAAATTGGTTCATATTGATTGGAGAGGATTAATTCTTTTATTTAATTTTGATCGATGTACAGGATTATTATCTTTTCCTATTACGATTCAAGCGGAACGTAGCGGAAATCCATATCCGTATTATTTTTCAGCCGCATTTTCTCCCGATGACAGCAAGTTATACGTGATGAGTATTGCTTATTTAAATCAACCCGGTCAAAATGATACATTGTTTCAATTTGATTTAACAGCTCCAAATATTTTTTCAAGCAAGCAAGTGATTGCGGTATTGCCAAGTTATGAACTGGGAGCAGGTAATATGCGTTTAGCTCCGGATAATAGAATTTACCTGACATCAACAGATGAAATTGCAAGTATTCCATACCCTGATTCATTATTCACTACCATCAACACCCATCTCAGCGTCATAAATTATCCTGACTCTTTAGGAGCTACTTGCGATTTTCAGCCATATAGTTTTTACCTTGGTGGGGCAAGGACTTATTACGGTTTGCCTAATAACACAGATTATGAACTAGGCGCGTGGATTGGAAGTCCTTGTGATACGCTAACCGTAGGTGGTGAACATATAGTTCCAAATAATGAAGTCTTCTTCCAAGCCTGGTATAATCCCGATTGGAATATGATTCACATCAACGCCTCCAAACTTAAAGGGAGAACGGGGAGTTTGCGGTTGTTTGATATGGAAGGGAGGTTGGTGTACGAGAAAAAAATTGAGGTGATAGCGGGAGGGTATGTGACGGGAGAGATACCGATGAATGCGGTGGCGAATGGGGTTTATCTGGTCAATTTAATTACTGATTCGGAAAGTGTTTCGTCTAAGTTAGTCAAATTTTGA
- a CDS encoding YqgE/AlgH family protein, with amino-acid sequence MHTVGHLLEGSKEILNGIFWGGDYEQLKFLIDTKQIRPNQIRFYAGYSGWEPKQLDHELKENHGWSLKEVNNSPSPMILALYGVRCSEVWAMNTPYSRTFRRIRI; translated from the coding sequence ATCCATACAGTAGGTCACTTGCTGGAAGGATCAAAAGAAATATTGAATGGAATTTTCTGGGGAGGTGATTATGAACAATTGAAATTCTTAATCGACACCAAACAAATACGCCCTAATCAAATAAGATTCTATGCCGGCTATTCGGGCTGGGAACCCAAACAACTGGACCATGAGCTAAAAGAAAATCATGGCTGGTCTTTAAAGGAAGTAAACAATTCACCTTCGCCGATGATCCTCGCTCTTTATGGAGTCAGGTGCTCCGAAGTATGGGCAATGAATACGCCATACTCGCGAACTTTCCGGAGGATCCGAATCTGA
- a CDS encoding DUF4139 domain-containing protein, producing the protein MKIIIRFMLATLLLPCLVKAQDPVWVGNSEIKEVKIFQNGAMVTRTAKATLNPGFQEVVLDGLSPYINPQSISLKGTGDATILAVSFQQNYLVEKKKSKEITSLEQDLDSLSLRLQQVKNKIVVLSETQALLQANKSIGGANNGVLVDELEPVVDYFIKKMGELKEDQLMTQLKEKKLNEQIGKIQQQLNVLRQKQQQPTGNIIVKVDARSRTMSSFDFSYVINSNVTWYAFYDIKVKDVNSPVELVYKAKVNQSSGEDWNQVRLSLSTGNPAIGSERPFLNPWYLNFYQPRPMYSVQEKSKRMDMPSAPAVAEGAVMSMEQDQQDMKNVSVIMSENQLSSSFEIQQPYSIPSDGQDYQVEIQKHSLKADYNYIVLPKLDADAFLTARITGWEELSLTAGGANIYFDGAYVGESFVNPAETNDTLEISLGRDKRIVVKREKLKDLSGSKLFGGNKERSLLMISV; encoded by the coding sequence ATGAAGATCATCATTCGTTTCATGCTCGCAACGCTGTTGCTGCCATGTCTGGTAAAAGCTCAGGATCCTGTATGGGTGGGCAATTCAGAAATCAAGGAAGTAAAAATCTTTCAAAATGGTGCAATGGTCACCAGAACAGCCAAAGCAACCCTGAATCCCGGATTCCAGGAAGTCGTCCTCGACGGACTTTCACCGTATATAAATCCGCAAAGTATTAGCTTAAAAGGAACCGGGGATGCCACTATTCTGGCAGTTTCGTTTCAGCAAAATTATCTGGTAGAAAAGAAAAAATCCAAGGAAATTACTTCCCTTGAACAAGACCTGGATTCATTAAGTCTTCGACTGCAACAGGTAAAAAATAAAATCGTTGTCCTGTCCGAAACGCAAGCCCTTCTCCAGGCGAATAAATCAATTGGAGGTGCTAACAACGGGGTACTCGTGGATGAACTGGAGCCGGTAGTTGATTACTTCATTAAGAAGATGGGCGAATTAAAGGAAGATCAGCTGATGACTCAACTTAAAGAAAAGAAGCTGAACGAACAGATCGGGAAAATACAGCAACAACTGAATGTGCTTCGTCAGAAGCAGCAGCAGCCCACCGGAAATATTATTGTGAAGGTAGATGCACGTTCGCGAACCATGTCTTCTTTTGATTTCAGTTATGTCATTAACTCCAATGTCACCTGGTATGCATTTTATGACATTAAAGTTAAAGATGTAAACAGTCCTGTTGAACTGGTCTACAAAGCGAAAGTAAATCAAAGTTCAGGTGAGGATTGGAATCAGGTACGGTTAAGTTTAAGCACAGGGAATCCTGCAATAGGAAGCGAGCGCCCCTTTTTAAATCCATGGTATCTCAACTTTTACCAACCTCGTCCAATGTATTCTGTTCAGGAGAAATCAAAACGAATGGATATGCCTTCTGCACCTGCTGTTGCTGAAGGTGCAGTAATGTCTATGGAACAGGATCAGCAGGATATGAAGAATGTTTCCGTTATTATGAGTGAAAATCAACTTTCTTCCAGCTTTGAGATTCAACAGCCCTACTCTATCCCTTCTGATGGCCAGGATTATCAGGTAGAAATTCAAAAGCATTCATTAAAAGCGGACTACAATTATATTGTCCTTCCAAAGTTGGATGCAGATGCATTTTTAACTGCACGCATCACCGGATGGGAGGAATTAAGTCTGACCGCCGGAGGAGCCAATATTTACTTTGACGGAGCTTATGTTGGAGAGTCATTTGTCAATCCTGCAGAAACCAATGATACACTAGAAATTTCATTGGGTCGCGATAAACGAATCGTGGTTAAACGTGAGAAGTTAAAGGATTTGAGTGGCTCTAAATTATTTGGTGGAAATAAGGAACGCTCTCTTCTTATGATATCAGTATAA
- a CDS encoding Re/Si-specific NAD(P)(+) transhydrogenase subunit alpha: MLLGIPTETKERECRVAITPDVCGQLVKAGFQVSVQAGAGLKSYYADDQYIAAGANLEGDAAAIYNRSDVVLKVNAPTAAEIGLMKKGASLISFMWAATNPEFVDACVKQGINAFSMDAIPRISRAQKMDALSSQANLAGYKSVIMGANALGKIFPLLMTAAGTIKPSKVVIFGAGVAGLQAIATAKRLNTIVEVTDIRPETKEQVESLGGKFITVKGDASIKIEGGYVKGVSEDFLKQQQELVSKHVAEADLVITTALIPGRKAPVLVTEEMVKKMRFGSVIVDMAVEQGGNCVLSELNQTVVKHGVTIIGEANIPSLLPLNASDLYAKNVQTFLLHLATKDGFKWEMEEEITKGALVVYDGVSRLK, encoded by the coding sequence ATGTTGTTGGGAATTCCCACTGAAACCAAAGAGCGCGAATGTCGCGTTGCCATTACACCGGATGTCTGCGGACAATTAGTCAAAGCCGGTTTCCAGGTATCTGTACAAGCCGGAGCCGGATTAAAATCTTATTACGCTGATGATCAATACATCGCAGCCGGTGCAAACCTGGAAGGGGATGCCGCTGCTATTTATAACCGATCTGATGTCGTTTTAAAGGTGAATGCACCCACTGCTGCTGAAATCGGATTAATGAAAAAGGGCGCTAGCTTAATTTCATTTATGTGGGCGGCTACTAATCCTGAATTCGTGGACGCCTGTGTGAAACAAGGTATAAATGCTTTTTCAATGGACGCCATTCCGCGTATATCCAGAGCTCAGAAAATGGATGCTCTGAGTTCACAAGCAAATCTGGCAGGTTATAAAAGCGTGATCATGGGTGCCAATGCACTCGGTAAAATTTTTCCGCTATTAATGACTGCTGCAGGGACCATTAAACCCTCTAAAGTCGTCATTTTTGGAGCCGGCGTGGCGGGATTACAAGCCATTGCTACTGCGAAAAGATTAAATACCATTGTTGAAGTAACTGATATCCGTCCGGAGACGAAAGAACAAGTAGAATCCCTGGGTGGCAAGTTCATCACAGTGAAAGGAGATGCATCCATTAAAATTGAAGGTGGTTATGTGAAGGGTGTCTCTGAAGATTTTCTAAAACAGCAACAGGAATTGGTTTCAAAACATGTTGCCGAAGCCGACCTGGTCATCACAACAGCTTTAATTCCCGGAAGAAAAGCTCCGGTATTAGTCACAGAGGAGATGGTGAAAAAGATGCGATTCGGGTCTGTGATTGTTGATATGGCGGTTGAACAAGGCGGAAATTGCGTGCTGAGTGAACTCAATCAAACAGTAGTGAAGCATGGTGTAACCATCATCGGGGAAGCGAATATCCCTTCCCTCCTGCCCCTGAATGCCAGCGACCTCTATGCCAAGAATGTACAAACCTTCCTCTTGCACCTAGCCACTAAGGATGGATTCAAATGGGAGATGGAAGAAGAAATTACGAAAGGAGCCCTGGTTGTATACGATGGGGTTAGTCGTTTGAAATAA
- a CDS encoding DUF4139 domain-containing protein, translating to MSILLYDQIPLTMQKDIEVKVEELSGGEHNTETGEVKWKLQIPAGETAKKRLSFKVKYPKDKQILGL from the coding sequence ATCAGTATCCTGCTTTATGATCAAATTCCGCTCACCATGCAAAAAGATATTGAAGTGAAAGTGGAAGAGTTGAGTGGTGGGGAACACAATACCGAAACCGGAGAAGTCAAATGGAAATTGCAGATTCCTGCAGGTGAAACAGCAAAAAAGCGACTGTCTTTTAAGGTGAAATATCCTAAGGATAAACAAATATTGGGTTTGTAA
- a CDS encoding four helix bundle protein: MLMRTQKMATEVIKFSRIINNSDESYIIKKQMIRSATSVAANYRSVCRARSNNEFYAKLCIVVEEIDETNLWLELIKDTDLSSDQALTLLLKETSELTSILARSKSTYRSRYIN; encoded by the coding sequence ATGTTGATGCGAACGCAGAAAATGGCAACTGAAGTCATAAAATTCAGTAGGATTATTAATAACAGTGATGAGTCTTATATTATTAAAAAACAAATGATACGTTCTGCCACTTCAGTAGCTGCAAATTATCGTTCTGTTTGCAGGGCAAGGTCAAACAATGAGTTTTATGCTAAGCTTTGTATCGTGGTAGAAGAAATAGATGAAACCAACCTTTGGCTGGAACTCATAAAAGACACAGACCTTTCATCAGATCAAGCACTGACTCTCCTATTAAAAGAAACGTCGGAGTTAACCTCAATTCTGGCACGCTCCAAAAGCACCTATAGATCCAGATATATTAATTAA
- a CDS encoding SAM-dependent methyltransferase has protein sequence MISKLYLIPSSLGGVHVQDFLPEGTLTVIRSLQHFIVEDGKTARAFLKTCSITIPQSELVIQELDKHQPDQDMAELLLPMKSGISMGLLSEAGCPGVADPGARVVAEAHRNGYKVMPLVGPSSLLLALMASGLSGQQFCFHGYLPIDKAERMKKIQRMEEAAKSKKETQLFIETPYRNNQLLADLLQYLSGETKICLASDLTTPDEHIRTLKVKDWKKSPPELHKKPCVFLIG, from the coding sequence ATGATTTCAAAACTATATCTGATACCATCTTCATTGGGTGGAGTTCATGTACAAGATTTTTTACCTGAAGGTACACTCACCGTCATTCGCAGTCTGCAACATTTTATTGTAGAAGATGGCAAGACAGCAAGAGCCTTTTTGAAAACCTGCAGCATTACGATTCCTCAATCAGAGCTTGTTATTCAGGAATTAGATAAACATCAACCCGATCAGGATATGGCTGAGCTGCTCTTGCCGATGAAGTCAGGTATTTCGATGGGATTACTCAGTGAGGCGGGATGTCCGGGTGTTGCTGATCCCGGTGCCAGAGTGGTGGCCGAAGCCCACCGAAACGGATATAAAGTCATGCCCTTGGTAGGACCTTCCTCTCTCCTACTCGCTCTGATGGCCTCCGGACTCAGCGGACAACAATTTTGCTTTCATGGCTATTTACCGATTGATAAAGCGGAGCGCATGAAGAAAATTCAGCGCATGGAAGAAGCAGCAAAAAGCAAGAAAGAAACTCAGCTCTTCATAGAAACGCCCTATCGCAACAACCAACTCCTCGCCGATTTACTTCAATATCTCAGCGGTGAAACCAAAATTTGCCTCGCCTCCGATCTCACCACCCCCGATGAACACATCCGAACTTTAAAAGTTAAAGACTGGAAAAAGTCCCCACCGGAGCTACATAAAAAACCCTGTGTTTTTTTGATTGGATAA
- a CDS encoding YqgE/AlgH family protein — MVDSYFKRAVVLLSEHDDKGTLGFILNKPTDVTLNEAVDDFPEFEYLSILEVPLKPIHYSTSIQ, encoded by the coding sequence TTGGTCGACTCTTATTTTAAACGCGCAGTAGTATTACTCAGCGAACACGATGATAAAGGAACGCTGGGGTTCATTCTAAATAAACCAACCGATGTCACTTTAAACGAAGCGGTAGATGATTTCCCTGAGTTTGAGTACCTCTCTATTTTGGAGGTCCCGTTGAAACCGATACACTATTCTACATCCATACAGTAG
- a CDS encoding metallophosphoesterase has translation MTIRILIFIIILVALDFYVFQAFKFAMRNSSEMFQKVTTITFWSMTAFCVVVLLASRIYDWDLWPKALKTYSGAFIFVLTFSKIFILLFLLTDDIFRGARWAFEKMFNSPKEAGESLSVIPDNAITRSDFLIKTGLVLGSLPFMSLIYGMVRGAYDYQVKNIKLTLPHLPAAFQGYKIVQISDLHVGSFVSTSPLEEAVRIINEQQADIILFTGDLVNNKSEELNIHKPALSKLKARQGIYSTLGNHDYGDYVALGFRSGKGG, from the coding sequence ATGACCATTAGAATTCTTATCTTTATAATCATCCTTGTTGCATTAGATTTCTATGTTTTTCAGGCATTCAAATTTGCTATGCGCAATAGTTCGGAGATGTTTCAAAAAGTAACTACCATTACTTTCTGGTCGATGACTGCTTTTTGTGTGGTTGTATTGCTGGCTAGTCGAATTTACGATTGGGATCTTTGGCCAAAGGCTTTGAAGACTTATTCCGGTGCTTTTATTTTCGTGTTGACGTTCTCGAAAATTTTTATTCTGCTTTTTTTGTTGACAGATGATATCTTCAGAGGGGCAAGATGGGCTTTTGAGAAGATGTTTAATTCGCCAAAAGAGGCCGGTGAGTCCTTGAGTGTGATACCTGACAATGCCATTACACGATCTGATTTTTTAATCAAAACAGGATTAGTGCTCGGCTCCTTACCGTTCATGTCATTGATTTATGGAATGGTGCGTGGCGCCTATGATTATCAGGTCAAGAATATCAAACTCACATTGCCCCATCTCCCTGCAGCATTTCAGGGATATAAAATTGTACAAATTTCAGACTTACACGTGGGTAGTTTTGTTAGCACTTCTCCCCTCGAAGAGGCGGTGAGAATTATCAACGAACAACAAGCAGATATCATTCTTTTTACGGGCGATCTGGTGAATAATAAATCGGAGGAACTGAATATACATAAACCTGCACTCTCAAAACTTAAAGCACGTCAGGGAATTTATTCTACGCTGGGTAACCACGACTATGGTGACTACGTTGCCCTGGGATTCAGATCAGGCAAAGGTGGATAA
- a CDS encoding TIGR00266 family protein produces the protein MAHEIDYQIIGDDIQVVEVEMDPGEGVRAEAGAMLYMEQDIEMQTSTGGGIFKGLKRMITGESFFITSFTNNGNQKRKMAFAAPYPGKIITINPAQFGGKFLCQKDGFLCAAQGIEINIAFTKRIGAGLFGGEGFILQELSGDGNTFIHAGGTILKRQLAPGEQLRVDTGCLVAFETSVQYDIKFIGGFKNSLFGGEGLFYALVTGPGLVYLQSVPFSRMADRIVAASRVGGGREESRGLGGLLGGIISGKE, from the coding sequence ATGGCACACGAAATAGATTATCAGATTATTGGAGATGACATACAAGTAGTAGAAGTTGAAATGGATCCCGGTGAAGGAGTAAGGGCGGAAGCGGGTGCTATGTTGTATATGGAACAGGATATTGAAATGCAGACTTCGACGGGTGGAGGAATATTTAAAGGGTTGAAGCGGATGATCACCGGTGAGAGTTTTTTCATTACGTCATTTACGAATAATGGTAATCAGAAGAGGAAGATGGCTTTTGCGGCTCCTTATCCGGGAAAGATTATAACGATCAACCCTGCTCAATTTGGAGGGAAATTTCTATGCCAGAAGGATGGGTTCTTATGTGCGGCGCAGGGTATCGAAATAAATATAGCTTTTACGAAAAGAATTGGCGCCGGACTTTTTGGAGGGGAAGGATTTATTCTTCAGGAATTATCAGGTGATGGAAATACTTTTATTCATGCGGGTGGAACGATTCTGAAAAGGCAATTAGCTCCCGGAGAACAATTGCGTGTAGATACCGGATGTTTAGTGGCATTTGAAACAAGTGTCCAGTATGATATCAAATTTATTGGTGGTTTTAAGAACTCCTTGTTCGGTGGTGAAGGATTATTTTATGCATTGGTGACAGGTCCGGGTTTGGTTTATCTTCAGAGTGTGCCGTTTTCCCGTATGGCTGATCGTATTGTGGCTGCTTCGCGTGTGGGTGGTGGACGTGAGGAATCAAGAGGGTTAGGCGGACTGTTGGGTGGAATTATCAGTGGAAAGGAATAG
- a CDS encoding NAD(P) transhydrogenase subunit alpha: MIYFVVLSVFVGVEVIGGVPTVLHTPLMSGANAIHGVVIVGAIYVMLNVDPTNIAALILGFLAVLLGTLNVVGGFVVTDRMLEMFKKNNSFRTIK, translated from the coding sequence ATGATCTACTTCGTTGTCCTCTCCGTTTTCGTAGGTGTTGAAGTGATCGGAGGTGTTCCAACGGTTTTGCATACGCCATTGATGAGCGGTGCAAATGCTATACATGGAGTCGTAATTGTTGGAGCCATCTACGTGATGCTGAATGTGGACCCGACAAACATCGCTGCCTTGATTCTTGGCTTCTTAGCCGTATTGCTTGGTACCTTAAATGTAGTGGGCGGATTTGTGGTAACAGACCGCATGCTGGAGATGTTTAAGAAAAATAATTCATTTCGAACGATTAAATAA
- a CDS encoding MBL fold metallo-hydrolase — MLCLKLHFLGTGTSQGVPVIACECEVCKSRDEKDKRLRTSILVENEDTTVVIDSGPDFRQQLLRAGVKKLDGLLFTHEHKDHIAGMDDIRAFNYVCNKPVDIYATDRVQHAIKQEFHYAFDAIKYPGVPELNLHTIDLNPFKIGSIEFTPILVKHYLLDVLGFRIGNFTYITDAKTIPEDQHSKIYGSEVLVLNALRREPHVSHFTLEEALKMMQHFQPKLGLLTHLSHQMGLHDQIENDLPVDVRIAFDGMVLNFN; from the coding sequence ATACTTTGCTTAAAATTACATTTTTTAGGTACCGGAACTTCACAAGGTGTTCCTGTTATTGCCTGTGAATGTGAAGTATGCAAGAGCAGAGATGAAAAGGATAAAAGGCTGAGGACCTCTATATTAGTTGAAAATGAGGATACTACTGTTGTTATTGATTCCGGCCCGGATTTCCGACAACAATTATTAAGAGCAGGTGTCAAAAAGCTGGATGGATTATTATTTACCCATGAACACAAGGATCATATTGCGGGGATGGATGATATCCGTGCATTCAACTATGTCTGCAATAAACCGGTTGATATCTACGCCACAGACAGGGTACAACATGCTATCAAACAGGAGTTCCACTATGCTTTTGACGCTATAAAATATCCCGGCGTACCAGAGCTCAACTTACATACCATTGACCTGAATCCCTTCAAAATAGGGAGTATCGAATTCACTCCGATTCTTGTTAAACATTATTTATTGGATGTACTTGGTTTTCGGATCGGGAACTTTACCTATATCACCGATGCCAAAACAATTCCCGAGGATCAACATAGCAAAATCTACGGTTCAGAAGTCCTTGTTTTGAATGCGCTTCGACGTGAACCTCACGTATCGCATTTTACATTGGAGGAAGCATTAAAAATGATGCAGCATTTTCAACCCAAGCTTGGATTACTGACACATCTGAGTCATCAAATGGGTTTGCATGACCAAATTGAAAATGATTTACCGGTAGATGTGCGCATTGCTTTTGATGGAATGGTTTTAAATTTTAATTGA